Proteins encoded in a region of the Phaenicophaeus curvirostris isolate KB17595 chromosome 1, BPBGC_Pcur_1.0, whole genome shotgun sequence genome:
- the LOC138716748 gene encoding claudin-8-like translates to MACCVLQITGLIFGGIGMVGTMAATVMPQWRVSAYIDGNIVVFETIWEGLWMDCISQLGIRLQCKFYDSVLALPPPLEAFRALMCIAMILSIISFLMAIVGVKYTHRTKKDPQGISVFILAAGVAFLLTAVFVLIPVSWTGGSIIHDFYDPEVPKALKRELGAALYVGWVSTALLITAGAMYCSFWCWADTSSKSRYPSLSHHRLHKPDFAGKPFLSMHAYV, encoded by the coding sequence ATGGCTTGCTGTGTGTTACAAATCACAGGTCTGATATTCGGAGGCATTGGTATGGTTGGGACTATGGCAGCCACAGTTATGCCTCAGTGGAGAGTTTCTGCCTACATTGATGGCAACATCGTGGTGTTTGAGACCATCTGGGAAGGACTATGGATGGACTGCATCAGTCAGCTGGGCATCAGGCTGCAGTGCAAATTCTACGACTCTGTCCTGGCTCTCCCCCCTCCCTTGGAGGCTTTCAGAGCCCTCATGTGCATTGCAATGATCCTGTCAATCATTTCCTTTCTGATGGCCATTGTTGGTGTGAAGTACACTCACAGGACCAAGAAGGATCCCCAGGGCATCAGTGTCTTCATACTGGCAGCTGGAGTTGCCTTTCTCCTGACAGCCGTCTTTGTTTTGATCCCTGTGTCCTGGACTGGAGGTAGCATCATTCACGACTTCTATGATCCGGAAGTCCCTAAAGCACTGAAACGAGAACTAGGAGCTGCTCTCTATGTGGGCTGGGTGAGCACTGCACTTCTCATCACTGCAGGAGCAATGTACTGTAGCTTCTGGTGCTGGGCTGATACATCCTCGAAATCCAGGTATCCATCACTTTCCCATCACAGATTGCACAAACCTGACTTTGCAGGAAAGCCGTTCTTAAGCATGCATGCCTACGTGTAG